The Gemmatimonadota bacterium genome includes the window CCCGATGAGACAATGTTTTACCGAAATCTGGGTTTTGTGGCCGAATTGGCGGGGGCGTATTCCGATGCGGAATCGGCGTTTCAGGCTGTTTTGGAGCGAGACCCGACGGACGATCTGGCGGTTTACGGATATGGTCTTGCGCTGGTCAGGCAAGCGCGTCACGACGAGGCGCTGGAGGCATTTCAAAAGGCCGTCCACATGTTTTCAGATCGCAAAGAGGCGCATTTGGAGATCGGACAACTCATGATGATGCACGGCAAGTATGCGTCTGCTATATCTGCGTACAAACGGGCGACAAAAATTGATTTTGAAGATCCCAAAGGTCACTATGGACTGGCACAGGCTTATCAGGTATCGGGCGATTCTCTATCGGCGCGACATGCCTGGGAGGCGTTTAAGTTTTTCGACGAGCGCCACCGGCACGCGGTTCGAGACCAGTATGTGTTGCCTGTGCGATTTGATAAGATAGCCGATTTGCTGGATTTCGGAGACAGGTTTGTGAGATTGGGGCATCACGATAAGGCTATAGAGATTTATCGGGAAGCGGTCACTCTGGTGGAAGATCCGGATTTGCCATGGCGGTTTAGTCCAGAGGTCCCCCTGGTGTATCTGGCTCTGGGACAGTCTTATCAGGCGTTGGGGGATGTAGAGCGAGCGCGGCGGTCTTATGACGCGGCTTTTGCGCTGGGTGAAGGAGGCATGGTATCTGACGAGGCATTGAGACACAGGACAGATATGTTTTTGTGTGCCGATGGGTTGTCGCGCGATGTGGTGGAGGGGTATGAGCGGATTGTGGCTATGGATCCGATTGCCTATGCCGCGTTCTATATTTACGATCAGATCAGTCAGGCACAGGCGAAGACGGGACATTTGAATAAGTGTATCTCGACATATCAGACCAGGGCAGATCAGGTTGCGTATTCTGCGGGATTGCTCGTGCGATTGGGTGTGGCACATGCGGTGGCGGGAGATATGGACGCGGCAAGGGCGTTGTACGATCAGGTGATTGGGGGGGCGGAAGATCCGCGCGAGTTGTATCTCCAATTGTCGGTTCTCTACGGTCGGACAGGGCGGAAAGCAGAGGCCGAGGCAATGGCGGCAAAAGCATCCGCAGATGTACGCAGATAAACGCAGATGGGTGCGCCTATACTTTCGCAATTGGATGGGAGTATTAGTGTTTAGAGTTATCGGTATTCTTTTTTTCCTTTTATGTTCGGGTTCTGTTGCCGCAGAGCAATTTGTGGAGGTTGCAGAAGCGTCTGGTATATCTTT containing:
- a CDS encoding tetratricopeptide repeat protein; this encodes MKRSGFWLMVWMLFVSNVEPSQMDSVLVDIIKGNYYGAMVRCEDVIAADQTAADAYRFLGWLQIVTRQGDLQEAGENLQRAIHLKIANAGAHNDLGVVYFFQRNYSPAIEAFEQAVALKPDETMFYRNLGFVAELAGAYSDAESAFQAVLERDPTDDLAVYGYGLALVRQARHDEALEAFQKAVHMFSDRKEAHLEIGQLMMMHGKYASAISAYKRATKIDFEDPKGHYGLAQAYQVSGDSLSARHAWEAFKFFDERHRHAVRDQYVLPVRFDKIADLLDFGDRFVRLGHHDKAIEIYREAVTLVEDPDLPWRFSPEVPLVYLALGQSYQALGDVERARRSYDAAFALGEGGMVSDEALRHRTDMFLCADGLSRDVVEGYERIVAMDPIAYAAFYIYDQISQAQAKTGHLNKCISTYQTRADQVAYSAGLLVRLGVAHAVAGDMDAARALYDQVIGGAEDPRELYLQLSVLYGRTGRKAEAEAMAAKASADVRR